The following coding sequences are from one Fimbriiglobus ruber window:
- a CDS encoding redoxin family protein: MRLWVVLIAAGLATTGCTNLSKDRAAWDDRSPADPAARAKAQNRNWLVEGPVPPLERAGTPASTTSIDPKDPAYDSDQEMRSTLSGFVETPDGQKARDVFIGVEPVNAPQGGGASVGVTTDRTGFFMIRGLKPKQTYQLTASVTSDGHVLSGRVYVPTGSDRSQHVRISLIEGLDFGGPAPTAGPPGAAPAFPAPTLGGPTYPPARPTYPAPAALPNPVLPSGPPSVQPSGASVPRPDPLLRSQDGGTGLPFPPSADRVPDISTGGAPSDPAGRAPAPPRSGPFNDLTTEGPAGLPRPPVTSIPGPGTPTVKPPPPAGSSSGQSQFRTIRPNSEFALLDSDGRDRVFPSGRAGEFVLLDFMTTTCVPCKTAVPVMKRLQSKYAARGLDVVAVACDEMGTADRRAAAAKYKDNQNLNYLVYTEPGEQPGKVMRRFGVSAYPTLVLIDGAGTVLWKGHPNDAVKLERVLADEMARP, from the coding sequence ATGCGACTCTGGGTCGTCCTGATCGCGGCCGGTTTGGCCACGACCGGGTGTACGAACCTGAGCAAGGATCGGGCGGCCTGGGACGACCGCAGCCCGGCTGATCCGGCCGCGCGCGCCAAGGCGCAGAACCGCAACTGGCTCGTCGAAGGCCCCGTCCCGCCGCTCGAACGCGCCGGCACCCCGGCGTCCACCACCTCGATCGACCCGAAAGATCCCGCGTACGATTCGGACCAGGAGATGCGCAGTACCCTCTCGGGGTTCGTGGAAACGCCGGACGGACAGAAGGCCCGCGACGTGTTCATCGGAGTGGAACCGGTCAACGCTCCCCAAGGCGGCGGGGCATCGGTCGGGGTCACGACCGATCGCACCGGCTTCTTCATGATCCGCGGCCTGAAACCCAAACAGACGTACCAGCTCACCGCCTCGGTGACGTCCGACGGTCACGTTTTATCCGGCCGGGTCTACGTCCCGACCGGTTCCGACCGCAGCCAACACGTACGCATCTCGCTGATTGAAGGGCTCGACTTCGGCGGTCCCGCCCCGACCGCCGGTCCACCCGGCGCCGCGCCGGCGTTCCCGGCCCCCACGCTCGGCGGACCGACCTACCCGCCGGCCCGGCCGACGTACCCCGCCCCTGCCGCGCTGCCGAATCCGGTCCTGCCGTCGGGGCCGCCATCGGTCCAACCGTCCGGTGCGAGCGTGCCCCGGCCCGATCCACTCCTCCGGAGTCAAGACGGCGGTACGGGCTTGCCGTTCCCGCCTAGTGCCGACCGGGTACCCGACATCAGTACCGGCGGTGCGCCATCCGACCCGGCTGGTCGTGCCCCCGCGCCACCCCGCAGTGGGCCGTTCAATGACCTGACCACGGAAGGGCCGGCCGGATTGCCCCGGCCGCCCGTGACCTCGATTCCCGGCCCCGGGACGCCGACCGTCAAACCGCCGCCGCCGGCGGGCAGCAGTTCCGGCCAGTCGCAGTTCCGAACGATCCGGCCGAACTCCGAGTTCGCGCTGCTCGACTCGGACGGCCGCGACCGCGTCTTCCCGTCCGGGCGGGCGGGCGAATTCGTACTCCTCGATTTCATGACGACGACGTGCGTGCCGTGCAAAACGGCGGTTCCCGTTATGAAGCGGCTCCAATCGAAGTACGCGGCCCGCGGCCTCGACGTGGTCGCGGTGGCGTGCGACGAAATGGGGACCGCGGACCGTCGGGCGGCGGCGGCCAAGTACAAGGACAATCAGAATTTGAATTACCTGGTCTACACCGAGCCCGGTGAGCAACCCGGGAAAGTCATGAGGCGGTTCGGCGTCAGCGCTTACCCGACCCTGGTTCTCATCGACGGGGCGGGAACGGTTCTGTGGAAGGGCCACCCGAACGACGCCGTCAAGCTCGAACGTGTACTCGCGGACGAAATGGCCCGACCGTAG
- a CDS encoding IS3 family transposase (programmed frameshift), with product MARARTTYTAEFKLRAVKMVLDQKLSVAEVARRLDVGENLLRQWKKTFAAQGDAAFPGHGNPTPAEDELRHLRAENARLKAERDLPKKSRRVLRQPAVLTFAFIAAQADEWPIRWMCEALEVSASGYYAWVDRPDTPTDEWRQELVDAIEDVHAEFQGRYGSPRMTAELTAREYACSENTVVKLMREHGIRANIPRRFVRTTDSNHRLPVADNLLARNVDPSGPNTSWSADITDIPTREGWVYLAVVEDLFSRRIVGWSMDPTMESRLVVDALERAVARRRPGAGLLAHSDRGSQYASDHYQRVLAAAGITCSMSGVGQCWDNAPVESFFGSLKRELAPPGNLFHTHEQARAEIFEYIEAFYNRVRRHSALGYVSPKEFERMYNPTHRYTSRGQE from the exons ATGGCACGTGCCCGCACGACCTACACGGCCGAGTTCAAGCTCCGGGCCGTCAAGATGGTCCTCGACCAAAAGCTGTCCGTGGCCGAGGTGGCCCGCCGGCTGGATGTCGGTGAGAACCTTCTCCGGCAGTGGAAGAAGACGTTCGCGGCCCAAGGGGACGCGGCCTTCCCCGGGCACGGAAACCCGACCCCGGCCGAAGACGAACTCCGCCACCTGCGAGCGGAGAACGCCCGACTCAAGGCCGAGCGGGATCTCC CTAAAAAAAGCCGCCGCGTACTTCGCCAACCCGCCGTCCTGACCTTCGCGTTCATCGCCGCGCAGGCCGACGAGTGGCCGATCCGGTGGATGTGCGAAGCCCTGGAGGTGTCGGCCAGCGGGTACTACGCCTGGGTCGATCGGCCCGACACCCCGACCGACGAATGGCGGCAGGAACTGGTCGATGCGATCGAGGATGTCCACGCCGAGTTCCAGGGTCGGTACGGGAGCCCCCGGATGACGGCCGAGCTCACGGCTCGGGAGTATGCGTGCTCGGAGAACACGGTGGTCAAGCTCATGCGCGAACACGGGATCCGGGCGAACATCCCGCGGCGGTTCGTCCGGACGACCGACTCGAACCACCGCCTCCCGGTCGCGGACAACCTCCTGGCTCGGAACGTCGACCCGTCCGGGCCAAACACGTCGTGGTCCGCGGACATCACCGACATTCCGACCCGGGAAGGGTGGGTGTACCTGGCCGTGGTTGAGGATCTGTTCAGCCGACGGATCGTGGGCTGGTCGATGGACCCGACGATGGAGAGCCGGTTGGTCGTCGACGCCCTGGAGAGGGCGGTCGCCCGACGCCGCCCCGGCGCGGGGTTGCTGGCCCACTCGGACCGGGGGAGCCAGTACGCCAGCGACCACTATCAGCGGGTATTGGCGGCCGCGGGGATCACCTGCAGCATGAGTGGGGTCGGCCAATGCTGGGACAATGCCCCGGTCGAGTCGTTCTTTGGAAGTCTGAAGCGGGAACTCGCTCCGCCGGGTAACCTATTCCACACCCACGAGCAGGCCCGGGCCGAGATCTTCGAGTACATCGAAGCGTTCTACAACCGCGTCCGTCGTCATTCCGCTCTGGGGTATGTTTCCCCGAAGGAGTTTGAACGGATGTACAACCCGACCCACCGTTATACTTCACGCGGCCAAGAATGA
- a CDS encoding NAD-dependent epimerase/dehydratase family protein, which yields MPTCRADPMLGAKVNVLGTLAVFETAKALGDQVKRIVYASSEAVFGGVGQVPGRAAALCAVLPEAAKLVTFGTTQIAIAYDLSDDGITRDLGPMPKTSLTAGIRETVEIFQTLRAEGRLDTADLDGPKPAPVTVVDEV from the coding sequence GTGCCAACTTGCCGGGCCGACCCGATGTTGGGCGCGAAGGTCAACGTCCTCGGCACGTTGGCGGTGTTCGAGACGGCCAAGGCTCTCGGCGACCAGGTCAAGCGGATCGTGTACGCCAGTTCAGAGGCCGTTTTCGGGGGGGTCGGACAAGTACCCGGCAGGGCCGCCGCGCTGTGCGCGGTGCTGCCCGAGGCGGCGAAGCTCGTCACGTTTGGGACGACGCAGATCGCCATCGCCTACGACCTGTCCGACGACGGCATCACCCGCGACCTCGGGCCGATGCCGAAGACGAGCCTGACCGCCGGCATTCGCGAGACGGTCGAGATCTTCCAGACGCTCCGGGCCGAAGGCCGCCTCGACACCGCCGACCTCGACGGCCCCAAGCCCGCGCCCGTAACGGTGGTGGACGAAGTCTAG
- a CDS encoding methyltransferase, with the protein MTSPDLDRATLRQLVLDTVLAPDFRRATFAGVPRGPGPCRWVRVAVRPVALRGERHLQISYFDAKKDVTKNVPVAEAAESLDEVLAAGFSRVHLSTAAEEIDAQLTKKGKILLGRRKSAAPVPEPSLAHDHVKNVPLPEGRADRLLEVMGVLTREGRVRPTMRAKYTQINEFLTHLAHSLDAAGLRGLDRPVEIVDCGCGSSYLTLAAHHYLNTVLGIPARITGVDVNEEVIRKSADRAAHLGADRPAFACGRIGAAGTPPPDIVLALHACDTASDDALAHAVAANARLILCVPCCHHALNDALRADGPARVLRPLLRHGILHQRTADLATDAFRALALRVVGYKTDVIEFVSPEHTARNLMIRAVRGAPVGEWSFVREYQEMRRFWGVTPYIEAALGESFRQLTADEAVETELPTVEALSE; encoded by the coding sequence ATGACTTCTCCCGACCTCGATCGCGCGACGTTGCGCCAACTCGTCCTCGATACCGTCCTCGCCCCCGACTTCCGCCGCGCCACGTTCGCGGGGGTCCCGCGCGGCCCGGGGCCGTGCCGGTGGGTCCGCGTGGCGGTGCGGCCCGTGGCCCTCCGCGGCGAACGCCACCTCCAGATCTCGTATTTCGACGCGAAGAAAGACGTCACGAAAAACGTCCCCGTCGCGGAGGCGGCCGAAAGCCTCGACGAGGTTCTGGCCGCCGGCTTCTCGCGGGTCCACCTGTCGACGGCGGCCGAGGAAATCGACGCCCAGCTCACGAAGAAGGGCAAGATCCTTCTCGGCCGCCGCAAGTCCGCGGCGCCGGTGCCGGAACCGTCACTCGCCCACGACCACGTCAAAAACGTCCCGCTGCCTGAAGGCCGGGCCGACCGCTTACTGGAAGTGATGGGCGTCCTGACGCGCGAGGGCCGCGTCCGCCCGACGATGCGGGCGAAGTACACGCAAATCAACGAATTCCTGACCCACCTTGCCCACTCGCTCGACGCCGCCGGCCTGCGCGGGCTCGACCGACCCGTCGAGATCGTCGATTGCGGCTGCGGGTCGAGCTACCTTACACTCGCCGCCCACCACTATTTGAACACCGTCCTCGGTATTCCCGCGCGGATCACCGGGGTCGACGTGAACGAGGAAGTGATCCGCAAAAGCGCCGACCGCGCCGCCCACCTCGGGGCGGACCGGCCCGCGTTCGCCTGCGGGCGGATCGGGGCCGCCGGCACGCCGCCGCCCGACATCGTACTCGCGCTGCACGCCTGCGACACAGCCAGCGACGACGCGCTTGCGCATGCGGTTGCGGCCAACGCGCGGCTGATCCTCTGCGTCCCGTGCTGCCACCACGCGCTGAACGACGCCCTCCGCGCCGACGGCCCAGCCCGGGTTCTCCGCCCGCTACTCCGCCACGGCATCCTCCACCAGCGCACCGCCGACCTCGCGACCGACGCCTTCCGCGCGCTGGCCCTCCGCGTGGTGGGCTACAAAACGGACGTGATCGAGTTCGTCAGCCCGGAACACACCGCCAGAAACCTGATGATCCGCGCCGTCCGCGGCGCGCCGGTCGGTGAGTGGAGTTTCGTCCGCGAATACCAGGAGATGCGCCGGTTCTGGGGCGTCACGCCGTACATCGAGGCGGCACTGGGCGAGTCGTTCCGGCAACTGACGGCGGACGAGGCGGTTGAGACGGAATTGCCCACCGTTGAGGCTCTGAGCGAGTAA
- a CDS encoding NAD-dependent epimerase/dehydratase family protein yields the protein MRVLITGGYGFIGAWIAKTLLADNVEVFSYDLKEDPRRFRLILSEEQTRRVTFVPGDVTDLAALTTALTKHKITHIIHLAGLQVPTCRADPMLGAKVNVLGTLAVFEAAKALGDQVQRIVYASSAAVFGGPDKYPAGPQGDDVNLVPSTHYGVFKCCNEGNARIYFQDHGITSVGLRPWTVYGAGRDLGMTSEPTKAIKAALLGRPYHINFGGWTDFQYVDDVARAFILSATRPYKGSKSYNLRGAVVQLADFHAALCQVLPEAAKLVTFGTTQIAIAYDLSDDGITRDLGPMPKTSLTAGIRETVEIFQTLRAEGRLDTADLDGPKPAPVTVVDEV from the coding sequence ATGCGCGTGCTGATTACTGGCGGGTACGGCTTCATCGGGGCGTGGATCGCCAAGACCCTGCTCGCCGACAACGTCGAAGTCTTCTCGTATGACCTCAAGGAAGACCCCCGCCGGTTCCGCCTGATCCTGTCCGAAGAGCAAACCCGCCGGGTGACGTTCGTCCCCGGCGACGTGACCGATCTCGCGGCCTTGACCACCGCATTGACCAAGCACAAGATCACGCACATCATCCACCTTGCCGGGCTGCAAGTGCCGACCTGCCGGGCCGACCCGATGTTGGGCGCGAAGGTCAACGTCCTCGGCACGCTGGCGGTGTTCGAGGCGGCCAAGGCCCTCGGCGACCAGGTCCAGCGGATCGTGTACGCCAGTTCGGCGGCCGTGTTCGGCGGGCCGGACAAGTACCCGGCCGGGCCGCAGGGGGACGACGTCAACCTCGTGCCGAGCACGCATTACGGCGTGTTCAAATGCTGCAACGAGGGCAACGCCCGGATCTACTTCCAGGACCACGGCATCACCAGCGTCGGCCTGCGGCCGTGGACGGTGTATGGGGCCGGCCGCGACCTCGGGATGACCAGTGAGCCGACGAAGGCGATCAAGGCGGCCCTGCTCGGCCGCCCGTACCACATCAATTTCGGGGGCTGGACGGACTTCCAGTACGTGGACGACGTCGCCAGGGCATTCATCCTGAGTGCCACCCGGCCGTACAAGGGGTCGAAGTCGTACAACCTCCGCGGGGCAGTCGTGCAACTCGCCGACTTCCATGCCGCTCTCTGCCAGGTGCTGCCCGAGGCGGCCAAGCTCGTCACGTTCGGGACCACGCAGATCGCCATTGCCTACGACCTGTCCGACGACGGCATCACCCGCGACCTCGGGCCGATGCCGAAGACGAGCCTGACCGCCGGCATTCGCGAGACGGTCGAGATCTTCCAGACGCTTCGGGCCGAAGGCCGTCTCGACACCGCCGACCTCGACGGCCCCAAGCCCGCGCCCGTAACGGTGGTGGACGAAGTGTAA
- a CDS encoding BON domain-containing protein, protein MRLLLRFGCAAVIGVAVGTTASAQTGTTGTSGTSGGTTSGLGGSSSLGTGSIGNSSLSAIPTITSSSPTTGASTTTGVSTSNILNAYYANPYYQGRAGALPTDGPGGFGAALYGNSTSGSAGGFPSGTGTTLGRSTTTGTSGSSVSRIGGGTGGVGGSSSTFGSSTSSNSVFNTSSSSGAQVIQLPRQISYTASIRFATPQLTGPRMQTDVREVLDRSSMTPSARGIQVATDGPVIVLRGAVKDEDEARLIEGMVRLTPGVREVRNELQFPAVTQP, encoded by the coding sequence ATGCGTCTGCTCCTCCGGTTCGGTTGCGCGGCGGTGATCGGGGTGGCGGTCGGGACGACCGCGTCCGCCCAGACGGGGACTACGGGGACGTCTGGGACCTCGGGGGGGACCACGAGCGGACTCGGCGGCAGTAGCAGTCTCGGAACCGGGTCGATCGGCAACAGTTCCTTGAGCGCGATCCCGACGATCACGTCGTCGAGCCCGACGACCGGGGCGTCCACGACGACCGGTGTGAGTACATCGAACATCCTCAATGCGTATTACGCCAACCCGTACTATCAAGGCCGCGCCGGGGCGTTGCCGACCGACGGGCCCGGGGGTTTCGGGGCTGCCCTGTACGGCAACAGCACGTCGGGCAGTGCCGGCGGGTTCCCGTCCGGCACCGGCACCACCTTGGGGCGGTCCACGACGACGGGCACCTCGGGTTCGAGCGTCTCCCGCATCGGCGGCGGGACCGGCGGGGTGGGAGGCAGCTCGTCAACGTTCGGCAGTTCGACGAGCAGCAACAGCGTCTTCAACACCAGCAGTAGTTCCGGGGCGCAGGTCATCCAACTGCCGCGGCAAATTTCGTACACGGCGTCGATCCGGTTCGCCACCCCGCAACTGACCGGCCCGCGCATGCAGACGGACGTGCGGGAGGTTCTCGATCGGTCGTCGATGACCCCCAGCGCGCGGGGCATCCAGGTGGCCACCGACGGTCCGGTGATCGTCCTCCGCGGGGCGGTCAAAGACGAAGACGAGGCGCGACTGATCGAGGGCATGGTCCGGCTGACGCCCGGCGTCCGCGAAGTTCGGAACGAACTCCAGTTTCCCGCCGTGACCCAGCCATAA